AGCGCCGGCATGAAGAGAGAGAACCCCCGGCCAATCTCATCCGACATGTTCGGCGGCGAGCAGGCCAAGGAGGATTACGACGCGATCCTCTACCTCTACCGGCCCGACAAATACAAAGAGGACCAGGTCCGCATCGCCAAGGACAGCAAGGAAGCGGCCAAGATCGACGAGCGGTTCGTCGGCTGGGAAGGCAAGGCAGAGATCGGCGCGTTGAAGGTCCGCTTCGGAGATCCGACCCAGCGCCGCAAGCTCGGCTTCGAGAAAGAGTTCACTCGCTACGCGTCCCTTCGCGAGGAAGCCCCGGCCCAACTTTTCGACGAGGGCTTCTGATGAGCAACCGAGACGGCCTGAAATGCCCGGTCTGCAAGTCGCACCTGCTGCTCGTGATCGACAGCCGGCCGAGGCGCGACACGATCATCCGGCGGCGCAAGTGCCACAAGTGCGCGGCCTTGTTCACCACCATAGAGGTCATCAGCGACATCAAGGGCCAGCCCATCAAGGAGACGGCATGAGCGGCGAATTCCTCCCCGACTATTCGCAGATGCCATGGAACGGGCGCTATCGGCCGCTGTTCAAGCTCTTCGCCTCCGAGCGCTGGCGGTATGTCCGCAAAGATGGTGCGCCGGTGGAATGCGACACGGCCAGCCAGGCCATAGAGGCGGCTAAGGCGTGTGTTCGACGCATCCTCAATCCGACGATTCATGCCGAGCGCGCCGAACTCGCCAAAGACGTCCTCGGCGTCGCCGCATGGCATGAACAACGCGCCGCCCGCGCGGCTCAGGATCAGGAGGCTGTGCTCGGAGCGATCGTCGTCAAGGGCCGGCAGGTCAAGGTCGAGCGGAGGCGCGCTTGATCGACCCGCGCGTCCAAAGCCTATGCGACGAGTTCGAGGTTCGGATTGTGCCAAAGTCGGCATATCCGGGGCCGGGCGAGACGCGCGCCGTCGGAACGCTGCAGAAGATCATCAGCCGCCAAGGCATGGAGCATGCGCGTCTGGTCATGACGACGCTGGCCGAGACGGAGAACAACAAGGCGTCACTGGATCAAGCCGCGTTCGGCGCCGCATCAGGTCTCATTCGTGCCCGGCCCGCAGACGTCGAGGATGCTTCCAAGTGGCTGGCGGTCTGGGACGCGACACCGGTAGGCGAGTTGCAGTGGATCAGCCAGGATCTCCGCGGCGTGTTCCCATTGAACGCCGTGCTTGCTGGCATGATCTACGAGCGTGTGTGGCGGGCGTTCGGGCCGCGATCCATCCAACCCGATCTTCTCGATGACAGGCGGCGGACATGAACATCGGTGACATTGCACAGACCTTCATCCGGGCGGCCGAGATCGATCGGAACATGCGCGAGCATGTCGGTCCAGCGGCGCTTCGGGCGCAGCAACTGCCCTACGTCCACACCCAGGCCGACAAGAACGGCTGGCGCAAGGAGCCGGGGCGCAGGGTTGTCGACAAGAAAGGCCGGCTCATTCGTGGTGACTGGCTGGTAGAAGGTGAAGACCCGCTCGCTGACGAGCGCAAAGCCTTCTGGGAGCGCGTTGGGCTAATGCCCACCTCCGAGGAGCTTTCCGCCATGGAAGTGGTGTTCGACTGGCTGACAGGGCTGGACGACGATTGCGAGCGTCGCGCACTCTTGGCATGGGCTAGGGCAAAGGCCGGCGGCAAGTCTTTCCGTCGATGGTGCTTCAAGGTCGAAGACATCCATCCAGAGACCGGCAGAAGGCGCAAGGACCGGGCATTGCAGCGCATTTCCGACCATCTGGCCGGGAAACGCGATTTGCATGACGAAAACCGCGAAATCCGGGTGTTGTCATGCGGCCATGAAATCAGTGATGTTTCAGATACGATCACGGAAGATGCGGGCGAACGAGACCAGTTGAATTCCTGGCTGGCCGATGGCGCCTTCGCACCCTTCGTTGAGGACACTCCAGCATCCGCTTTCTCATGGGCGGCCAAGCGGAACGAATTGAGACGCCAGCGTGAGACGCGGCGGCGGAAAGAGGCGTAGGTGGTCTGGCCAGATCTGCCCCTATATGTCTGGATCGTGTTCGGGGTCTGTCTTCTGGGTGGGCCTGCTTCGCTTGTCTTGCTGGTAAATGCCATTGGATTGGTCGGTATGCTTTTCGAGCGTCCGCTTCCCAAGCAACGGATCGCCGACCTTCTGATTGAATTACCCGGGACCGTTTTGCGGATCGCCTTGATTACCTGGGCAGGATTGGCCGCGACATTCGCTTTCGGGCTTTGCATCGCCGCTGTGGCCAGCTGGGTATTTTAGAGTGCCGAGCCCGGGATCGGTCCTGAGGGATCAAAGGGCACCTTCAAGACTTGGATTTACGCCAGCCTGCCGAGCGAGCTTCGCTTTCTGAGCAGAACCATCGCTCACCGAACTCAGGTCGGATGATCGTCTCGTCGTAGTATTCTTGGCCGGGCACGTGAAATATGCGCTCGCCAGTGTCTATGCTGACGTTGCCCTTGATGTCGCAGTTGCGAGCTACCTTGCTGCCTGCAGACGTGGTTGCGAAGCTCGGTATGGAAATTTCATCAATGAAGTACCCCAAGCCGGCAGAGCCCAGGAGGGCTGCAGCAAACGGTACGCTGAACTGATGTCGCGAGCGTCTCATAGACGCATCGTAGCGGGCTCCGCTGTCGGATTGGCAAACGTGGGCTGAGCAATTTTAACGATCGAACAAGTCAGGGTGGAGCAGCCCGGTAGCTCGCTTGGCTCATAACCAAGTGGACGCAGGTTCAAATCCTGCCCCTGCAACCAGATCAGGACAGGCGATGCGTTGGAAACCCATCAAGAAGCTAACCGACGTCGAAGTCGACCTAGCTTGGCATCGCCGGCTCATGGTCTGGAACGATTGTCAGGGGCCGTATCACCTGACCGACGCCGCCGCCAACGGCTATTTCGATGCCGATACTGTTCGCAGTGACGGCATGTGGACGAAGTTCCTGATCCTACCGGACGCCGGGTGAACGCAGCGCTAAGCGATCAACCGCTGACGATCTGCACGACCAAGGCGATCCCGGCGAAGACCGCCGCGGCCACGGTTGCCCACGCGGCAATTGAGGCCAGGAAGAACTCCTGCTTGCCAAGCTCGTGCTTGGTGATGACCGGAACACCATCCCAATGGAGCGCTTTCGTTTCACGGTGAAAGCCGAGCATGTCGAACCCATCAAGGGGTAGCGGCTCAACCCCCGGAGGCCACGGCTTCCCGTCTCGACTCATACGCTGTTGTGCCATTCGCCCCTCCCGGTGAGGCGGGCATCCTCCCACCACTCTCGACACCTGTCGAGATGAGCCTCCGCCTGTAATATCGGTGCGTCTAAGGCGTTACGTTCGCCTGTAGCCACGCGGCAGCGTTCTCATTCGTCTTGTAGAGTGCCCAGTCCGCGCCAGGTTTGAGTTCGACGACTATTAGCCCGTCATCAGAATCCATCTGGGCTCTGAGCAGATCTCGGATCGTTCCGGCGGGCCCTGTGAGGGTGCCTAACCATAGAGACTTGAGAGGAGAGATGCATTTCCAGCCCCTCAGTATCTTGATCAGGCCGTCGTAGTTTCGCACCTTTCGAAGGTCGTAGCTGATCATGTATGCCGGCACTGTCCCCTCCCATCTAAAATAGATGAAAAGTAGAGCAGGTTAGATGGCAGTCGGCAAGAAGACAGGCGGGCGATCCAAAGGCACCCCAAACAAGGCCACAGCTCGTCGCGAAAAGGAAATCGCCAAGGGTGGCGATACCCCTCTCGACTACATGCTGAAGGTGATGCGCAACCCCAAGGCCGATGCTTCCAGGCGCGATGATATGGCCAAGGCAGCGGCGCCCTATGTGCATCCCAAGCTCGCATCCATGCAGCACACCGGCCGCAACGGCGGACCGATCCAGACGGTCGACCTCACGAAACTGAGTGGTGATGAACTCGATCAGCTCGAAAGCATTTTCGGCCCGCTTGCCGGACCCGGCGACGATGATGCGCCAGATCAGGCAGGAGAGGGCGCGTAGAGCAGCAGAGGCTGAACGAGAGCGTGTTGCACGCGATGCCGAGCGCATCAGGGCGAGGTGCCAGACGCTCTCTGGGTTCATTCGTGAGGCATGGCATGTGGTCGAGCCGAACTCGACCTTTGTCCATGGCTGGCACCTTGACGCGATATCCGACCACCTCGAGGCGGTCACGTCCGGCCAGATCAACCGTCTGCTGATCAATGTGCCGCCTGGCACTATGAAGTCGCTGCTGACGTCGGTGCTGTGGCCGGCGTGGGAATGGGGGCCAGTTGGAAGGCCATCGCTCCGGTATCTGACCACCAGCTACGCGGAGAAGTACGTCAAGCGCGACAGTCGCCGCATGCGCGACCTGGTGCAGTCGGAGTGGTATCGGGCGCTGTGGCCCGAGGTGGAACTGGTCAGGGCGGGCGAGGCATCTTTCGCCAACACCAAGACCGGCAATCGTGAAGGTGTCCCCTTTGCCAGTCTCACCGGCGGCCGCGGCGATCGCGTTATCATCGATGACCCGCATTCGACCGAGACGGCCGAGAGCGAGGCGGAACGGACAAATACTAGCCGCATCTTCCGAGAGTCGGTTCCGACCCGCCTGAACGATCCGATCCGTTCGGCGATCATCGTCATCATGCAGCGACTGCACGAGGACGATGTCTCGGGCCAGATCATGAAGCTCGGGCTTGGGTATGAGCACCTGATGCTCCCCATGGAGTTCGAGCCGGATCGCAAGTGCTTCACCTCGATAGGGTTCGAGGATCCGCGAAAGGAAGACGGCGAGCTTCTGTTCCCTGAGCGCTTCCCCCGAGAGGTGGTGGAGCGCGACAAGGTGCCGATGGGCTCCTATGCGGTTGCTGGTCAGTTCCAGCAGCGGCCAGCGCCTCGTTCGGGCGGCATGTTTCAGCGGGGCGATTTCGAGATCGTCGATGCTGTGCCGGCCGGCGCTATCCGATGCCGGGCATGGGACTTCGCAGCGACACAACAGAAGGCTGGCAAGCAGCCTGACTGGACCGTTGGGCTTCGCATGGCCTGGGCGAGTGGCATCTTCTACGTCGAGGACGTCAAGCGCGATCGCTGGTCGCCCAACGACGTAGAGAAGAACCTGAAGAACACGGCCAGCCAAGACGGCTTGGATGTCCGTATCAGGATGCCAGAAGACCCAGGCGCTGCTGGTAAGGCGGACGCTGCAACCAAGGTCAAGCTGCTGGCCGGCTACAACGTGGGTGTGGTCAGGCCGACTGGCGAGAAGGCGGTGCGGGCCAAGCCAGCATCAGCCCAGGCCGAAGCTGGAAACGTGAAGCTCATCCGCGGGCCGTGGAATGAAGCGTTCCTTGACGAGGTGTGCTCGTTCCCCAACGCACAATTCGATGACCAGTTGGACGCCTTTGCCGACGCTCTGAATGAGCTGGCGTTGGGCTCAACCTTCACTCTCGACAATATTTAAGGGATGGGGCTCAGCCATAACTAAGCCCCGTGCCTTCAATCGACATGCTCGGGCATGTCTTTGAGCTGATCTTCCGTCCAGGTCGTGACGGCATGAACTACGCCATCCTCGTCACGCATGAATTGGAGTTGGCTGACAGGAACCGCCACCTGCTTGGCACCGATGCCAAGGAAACCGCCAACATCAATGACTACCTGAGCGGTGCTCCCAGAGCCGTGAAGATGTGACACAAATCCGATGTCCTCATCGTCGGGCCCAAAGATAGTGGCGCCTTCCAGCATATCGGGCGTGAGCTCAGCTTCGGTGAGGCGAACGTGAGTGCTGTGATCCATTGCTGGTCTCCTCTGGGGTTGGACATCCCCAACACCTGAAACAGCTGTCCGTTCCGAAGGAAGCCAGGCCGATGACAAATGTGATCGCGATGTTCCGCGACAGCCTGACCAATCTCGTGTCGCGCCTCGGCACGGACAGGGACAAGGCGGCGAGCAGCTTCTACTCGATGCCCGTCCTGTCGGACGCCGAGTTGCTGAACGCTTATCGCGGCGCTTGGCTGCCCCGCAAGATCGTCGACATTCCCGCCTTTGACAGTGTCCGGGCATGGCGTGACTGGCAGGCTGATGGGACCAAGATCGAGGACATCGAGGCCGAAGAGAAGCGCCTCAACGTCCGCGGCAAGGTGCTCGAGGCGAGGACCAAGGCCCGTCTGTGGGGTGGTGCTGCCATTCACATCGGCACCGGTGATCAGGAACTGGCCAAGCCGCTGGACGTCGAGCGGATCGGCAAGGGTGGCATCAAGCACCTGACCGTGCTGACCCGCCGCCAACTGTCTGCCGGCGAGATCGAGCGCGATCCGGGTTCGGAATGGTACGGCAAACCCAAGGACTACAAGCTGACGGCCGGCGACAAGGTTCAGGTGGACATTCACCCTTCGCGCCTGGTCATCTTCGCCGGCAACCCTCAGCCTGACGTCGAATTGGTCGGAAGCAGTGAACTGGTATGGGGCGACAGCGTGCTGCTCGCTGTCATGGAGGCGATTAAGCAGGCGGATGGAACCGCGGCGAACATTGCCAGCCTGATCTTCGAAGCCAAGATCGACATTATCCGCATTCCGAACTTCATGGCCTCGCTCGGAGACGAGGGCTACAAGCGCAAGATCATCGAGCGCTACACCCTGGCCAACACCTCCAAGGGCATCAACGGTACGCTGATGCTCGACAAGGAGGAGGAGTACGAGAGCAAGTCGGCCTCATTCGCCACGCTCCCAGACGTGCTGGACCGGTTCCTGCAGATCGTCTCGGGTGCGGCTGACATCCCGGCGACCCGCCTGCTTGGCCAGGCGCCGGCAGGGATGAACGCTACCGGCGAGAGCGATCTTCGCAATTATTATGATCGCCTTTCGGCCATGCAGTCGCTGGAAATGACCCCAGCGATGTACCGCATGGACGAAGCGATTATTCGCTCGGCCCTCGGCTCACGGCCGGATGAGGTCCATTACGACTGGGCACCGCTCTGGGGCATGTCGGAGAAGGAAAAGGCCGACGTCTTCAAGACCAAGGCCGATGCTGCCCGCGCAATTGCCGGTAGCAGTGGCCAGCAGCCGCTTATGCCGATCGATGCGCTGTCTGATGCGTTGGTCAACACCTTCGTCGAGGACGGGTCACTGCCAGGCCTTGAAGCGGCGATTGAGGAGTATGGCAAGCTCGCCGAGCAGGAACCGGACGAAGACGAGCAGGCAGCGGCGGCAACGCCCCAGAAGCCGGCAGCAAAGCAGGCTGCGAACGATGCCTTGCCTCGGACGCTCTATGTCCGTCGCGATGTGGTGAACGCCGCAGAGATCAAGGCGTGGGCTGAAGCGCAGGGCATCACGGATATCGTGCCCGACCTGCACGTCACTATCGTCTACTCGCGCACGCCCATCGACTGGATCAAGGCGGGCAACGCCTTTGAGTGGGGCCCGGAGCGTGATGGTTCAATGCTGATTCCCAAGGGTGGCCCCCGCGTGGTGGAGCCGCTCGGAAACATGACTGCTGTGCTGATGTTCGCTTCGTCGCAACTGTGCTGGCGGCACGAGGAAATCGTGCGGGCTGGTGCGTCACACGATTTCGAGGACTACCAGCCGCACATCGGCCTGACCAAGGCACCGGTCGACCTCACCACGATCGAGCCATATCGCGGCAAGATCGTGCTGGGGCCGGAAGTGTTCGAGGAAGTGGCTAAGGCAACTTAGCCCTAGGCTTGTTGGCGGCGGCCCTCTTGAAACAGGCCGACAATGACGTCGAAAGGCTCTTCGACGGCGAACTGCCAAGAAGCACTATTCGAATTTGTGCCGGTGGTAACAACGTGTGTGTAGGCGCCAAAGTCCTGAAGCGTCACGATCTGTTCGGTGTTCACGGCAATTCGTGAGTTGGTGCTGCTGCCGCGCAAAGTGAGCGTAATTAGAGCCATACCAAAGTTTCCCCTTATGCTTGCCGTGCATAGCACGCTGGCATGGTGCCAGAAAGATCGTCCATGCAATTCACAGACGCTGTAACCGTCGCGGGAACGCGGCGGACCGGAGACGGCTACCTTATCGCTGAGGCGAGGGCGGTGCGCACTGGCATCCAGCTTTACGCTGGCCACGAGGTCGGCAAGCCCGACGTTGCCAGGGTGCGGGTCTATCGGGCCGCCGATCAGGTCTTCGCCCAGGACAGCCTGCAGTCGTTCAGCCATGCGCCGATCACCATTGATCACCCTGACCAGGAAGTGACGGCGGATAACTGGAAGGAACTGTCGGTCGGCGAGGTTAGCACCGCGGCCAAGCAGGACGGGCAGTGGGTCATGCTCCCACTGATCCTCAAGGACGCAGCAGCCATCACCGCCATGGTGAGTGGCAAGCGCGAACTGTCCGCCGGCTACAACTGCGAATTGGACTGGACGCCCGGCATGACAGCCGATGGCGAGCCCTACGACGCGCAGCAGCGCTCCATCAAGATCAACCATCTCGCGCTCGTCGATCGCGCTCGGGCTGGTTCACAAGCTCGCATCGGTGATGCGGGGAACTGGGGCGCCGCCCCGATTTCAACCACTGACAAGGAGACTGTCACCATGAGTGACGCACTTCGTACTGTGGTCGTGGACGGACTATCGGTGCAGACCACCGATCAGGGCGCCCAGGCCATCACCAAGCTGCTGGCCGATCTTGCATCGTCCGCAGCGAAGTTCACCGACGCCCAGAACGACCATGCCAAGGCTATCGCGGCCAAGGATGCCGATCTGGCCAAAAAGGATGCTGAGATCGATGGCCTCAAGGCCAAGATCCTCTCCGATGCCGACCTCGACAAGAAGGTGGCGGCCCGAGCTGACCTGATCAGCAAGGCCAAGGCGATCGCCAAGGACGTCAAGACCGACGGCCTGTCGGATGCTGCCATCCGCCGTGCCGCAGTCGTCGCCAAGCTCGGTGACGCTGCCGTGGCCGACAAGGCCGACGCCTACATCGACGCCCGCTTTGACATCCTGGTCGAGGACGCGGGCAAGAACCCGTCCGACCCGTTCCGCACGGTTGTCCAGTCCGGCATTCAGCCGGTCAATGACGCCGGCAGTTCGGCAACCGCTCACAAGGCCATGACCGACCATCTTACGTCGGCCTGGCAGAACCCGACGAAGGGAGCAGCCTAATGCCTGCGGTCCAGACTAACTACGCAGCCCAGCACGCCCGCTGGGTCGAGGGCATGGTCCTCAACATGGAGCCGTCCGTAGTCGTCACCCGCGTTGCGGAAGACGTTGAGGGCATCGGCTTCGGCAAAGTCGGCGTTCAGGGCACTGCCGACAATCAGGTCGTGGACTCCGAAGCTACGGCCAAGTTCACCGGCATCGCTGTTCTCGACAGCACCCAGCCGACGGGCAAGTACGAGCAGTTCTCGAATGTCGCCATGATGAAGAAGGGCGTCATCGTGGCTCAGGCCTCGGTCGCTGTCGCTGTCGGCGATCCCGTCTATTACGTTCCGGCAACCGGTGTTCTCACGAACTCGGCCTCCGGCAACACCCTCATCGCAGGCGCACAGTGGGACACCAGCACTTCGGGTGCTGCCCTCGCTGCTCTGCGCCTCGGCTAACCAGGAGCGATCTCAATGAACGCACACATCATGCAGGACGCTCAGCAGGTCGCGATGAGCTTCCTTATCCGTCAGGCTACGTTGATCGAGCCGACGGTCTACGCGATCAAGTATCAGGACATCCAATACCCGTCCCTGATCCCGGTCGACACCTCCGCGCCCGAGTGGATCCAGTCCGTCACCTATTTCTCGATGGATTCGGTCGGCCAGGCGCAGTGGTTCAACGGCAACGCCCACGACGTCCCGAAGGTCGAGCTGACCCGCGAGAAGTTCGAAACCGGTGTCTCCATGGCCGCGATCGGCTACGGCTACAATATCGAGGAGCTTGGCACCGCCCAGCTGCTCGGCATGAACCTGTCCAACGATAAGGCATCGGCCGCCCGCCGCATTGCGGAGGAAAAGATCGACCTTGTCGCCTTCGTTGGCGATGCAGCCAAGGGCTTCACCGGTCTGGTGAATGCCTCGACGCCGACCGCCACCACGGCGCCGGCAG
The nucleotide sequence above comes from Aminobacter aminovorans. Encoded proteins:
- the terL gene encoding phage terminase large subunit; protein product: MMRQIRQERARRAAEAERERVARDAERIRARCQTLSGFIREAWHVVEPNSTFVHGWHLDAISDHLEAVTSGQINRLLINVPPGTMKSLLTSVLWPAWEWGPVGRPSLRYLTTSYAEKYVKRDSRRMRDLVQSEWYRALWPEVELVRAGEASFANTKTGNREGVPFASLTGGRGDRVIIDDPHSTETAESEAERTNTSRIFRESVPTRLNDPIRSAIIVIMQRLHEDDVSGQIMKLGLGYEHLMLPMEFEPDRKCFTSIGFEDPRKEDGELLFPERFPREVVERDKVPMGSYAVAGQFQQRPAPRSGGMFQRGDFEIVDAVPAGAIRCRAWDFAATQQKAGKQPDWTVGLRMAWASGIFYVEDVKRDRWSPNDVEKNLKNTASQDGLDVRIRMPEDPGAAGKADAATKVKLLAGYNVGVVRPTGEKAVRAKPASAQAEAGNVKLIRGPWNEAFLDEVCSFPNAQFDDQLDAFADALNELALGSTFTLDNI
- a CDS encoding PRC-barrel domain-containing protein, translated to MDHSTHVRLTEAELTPDMLEGATIFGPDDEDIGFVSHLHGSGSTAQVVIDVGGFLGIGAKQVAVPVSQLQFMRDEDGVVHAVTTWTEDQLKDMPEHVD
- a CDS encoding anti-CBASS protein Acb1 family protein is translated as MTNVIAMFRDSLTNLVSRLGTDRDKAASSFYSMPVLSDAELLNAYRGAWLPRKIVDIPAFDSVRAWRDWQADGTKIEDIEAEEKRLNVRGKVLEARTKARLWGGAAIHIGTGDQELAKPLDVERIGKGGIKHLTVLTRRQLSAGEIERDPGSEWYGKPKDYKLTAGDKVQVDIHPSRLVIFAGNPQPDVELVGSSELVWGDSVLLAVMEAIKQADGTAANIASLIFEAKIDIIRIPNFMASLGDEGYKRKIIERYTLANTSKGINGTLMLDKEEEYESKSASFATLPDVLDRFLQIVSGAADIPATRLLGQAPAGMNATGESDLRNYYDRLSAMQSLEMTPAMYRMDEAIIRSALGSRPDEVHYDWAPLWGMSEKEKADVFKTKADAARAIAGSSGQQPLMPIDALSDALVNTFVEDGSLPGLEAAIEEYGKLAEQEPDEDEQAAAATPQKPAAKQAANDALPRTLYVRRDVVNAAEIKAWAEAQGITDIVPDLHVTIVYSRTPIDWIKAGNAFEWGPERDGSMLIPKGGPRVVEPLGNMTAVLMFASSQLCWRHEEIVRAGASHDFEDYQPHIGLTKAPVDLTTIEPYRGKIVLGPEVFEEVAKAT
- a CDS encoding DUF2213 domain-containing protein, which encodes MQFTDAVTVAGTRRTGDGYLIAEARAVRTGIQLYAGHEVGKPDVARVRVYRAADQVFAQDSLQSFSHAPITIDHPDQEVTADNWKELSVGEVSTAAKQDGQWVMLPLILKDAAAITAMVSGKRELSAGYNCELDWTPGMTADGEPYDAQQRSIKINHLALVDRARAGSQARIGDAGNWGAAPISTTDKETVTMSDALRTVVVDGLSVQTTDQGAQAITKLLADLASSAAKFTDAQNDHAKAIAAKDADLAKKDAEIDGLKAKILSDADLDKKVAARADLISKAKAIAKDVKTDGLSDAAIRRAAVVAKLGDAAVADKADAYIDARFDILVEDAGKNPSDPFRTVVQSGIQPVNDAGSSATAHKAMTDHLTSAWQNPTKGAA
- a CDS encoding structural cement protein Gp24, giving the protein MPAVQTNYAAQHARWVEGMVLNMEPSVVVTRVAEDVEGIGFGKVGVQGTADNQVVDSEATAKFTGIAVLDSTQPTGKYEQFSNVAMMKKGVIVAQASVAVAVGDPVYYVPATGVLTNSASGNTLIAGAQWDTSTSGAALAALRLG
- a CDS encoding DUF2184 domain-containing protein yields the protein MNAHIMQDAQQVAMSFLIRQATLIEPTVYAIKYQDIQYPSLIPVDTSAPEWIQSVTYFSMDSVGQAQWFNGNAHDVPKVELTREKFETGVSMAAIGYGYNIEELGTAQLLGMNLSNDKASAARRIAEEKIDLVAFVGDAAKGFTGLVNASTPTATTAPADGTGSATTFASKTPDQILRDINGQLTGIFTGTLGAELADTLLLPYSVLLDISTRRIDAVNQTTILEWVKRNNIYTLTTGQELTIRGVFGYLDTAGAGSTKRMVAYRRSPEVLKFHMPMPFRFLPAWQTGPIKFDVPGIFRLGGVDIRRPKAVRYLDGI